CATTCACACTCGTTAAGACCTCCCTCCCTATTTGGGAACAGAGGCAAGAAAGAGCCCAGGAGAGTGTGgaagccaggcaccccaggtccaGGGAAGCATCCCCCATTTACAGGTGGCACTGGGCCTGGCAAGGGCCTGTCCTCTCTAAGCCACGGCAATATCACGGTGAAGGCTAGTACCCACTGGTTCACAGGAAACAGATATCCCAGCAAGTATGTGGTGGTTGGCCAGCATTTGAAGCCAGGTCCGAACCACAGCTCCTCCTTGTACCTGCCTGCTCAAAATTTCCCATTGCCTCTGGTGAAAAGTGAGGATGGTTGTGGGATTGGGTGCCAGTGTCCCGTTTCTCTGGGCCCCTGTGCTTTAGGTTCCAGTGTGTGTTCCGGGTACTGCCGCAGTGCCTCAGCCCCGAGAGCCCCCTGCCCAGCGTGCTACTGACTGTTGAGCTCCTTTCCCTCCTGGTGGACCACGAGAAGCTCGCGCCTCAGCTCTGCTCCCCCTCAGGTAAAGCAGGGCAGGGGGGATGGGTGGTTGGGCGGCTCCTGCAGGTTGGAGGGAAGGGTGGTGGCAGGGACAGTTCAGAGGCCTCCTGAGGGCTTCTGCAGCTTGTGCCCTGGGCTCTGGGTAAGAAGGGGACCCTGAATGAGAGGTGGGGCATCCTTTTCAGAAGGctgcctcctcctgctgctgtaCATGTACATCACGTCAAGGCCTGATAAAGTGGCCTCGGAGACACAGTGGCTTCAACTAGAACAAGAGGTAAAAACTCCAGAgcctcaccaccccaccccacctaaGGGCCactgttcctcctccttctgggGAGAATGGAGTCTTAATGCATTTTGGTAGCAAGTGTTTACCTAGCTGCTAAGAAGGTGAACTCAGTTTGGGGGCTCCATACTACACAGGTACAATACAGGTGGACCCCAGGGTGTCCCAGCACTTGGCAGGGCTGCCTAATAACTGGCCCTACCCTGGCTTTGGGGCCTGGAGGCAGGTGGGTTGCTGATGAGACAGGTATTGATCCTGAGTCTAGCCTGAGAAGGCCCCACACCATTCCTTGAATGTCACTGTGCGGACAGGCGGCTGCTAAGGGAACCTGGAGCACTTGTAGGAGAAGCCTGAGAAAGCCCTCACTGTGATCAGGCTCTCGTTCTGCCACAGATGGAATAGTCTGCTCTTGTTCTAGGCCGTGTGGCTCCTGGCTAAGCTTGGTGTGCAGAGCCCTGCCTCCCCAGTCACTGGCTCTGTCTGCCAGTGCAACGTGGAGGTGAGTGCAGGGGCCAATGGCGTGGCAGCTCCGTCAGGGCGGGGGAAGGTGACCCTATGCAAGCACGCCCCTGCTCCTTGTAACCCTGGTGCCACCGCTCGGAGCCCTCCTTACCTGGGGTGGTTGGGAAGGGTGCTGTCCAGCTGAGCAAGCTGTTAGGGTGCAGGAACCCTGAGACCTGGCCTCAGTCTTTGCCCTCTCCCTAGGTGGTCAGAGCACTCACAGTGATGCTGCACAGACAGTGGCTGACAGTGCGGAGGGCGGGGGAGCCCCCGAGGACTGAGCAGCAGAAGCGGACTGTGCGGTGTCTGCGGGACACGGTGTTGCTGCTGCACAGCCTCTCCCAGAAGGACAAGCTCTTCACTGTGCACTGTGTGGAGGTCCTACATCAGTATGACCAGGTGATGCCAGGGGTCAGCATGCTGATTCGAGGGCTTCCTGATGTGACAGACTGTGAAGGTAAGCCAGCAGGAGGacccctgcctgccccagcccACATGCGGGGGTTTCCCTGAAGTTCACGGACAAGTCAGACTTCCTGGCCTTAAGTCAGCAGTCCTCTCTCCACGCAGCCTTTGCTGGCACTGGGGTCGCACTTGTCTTACTGCTCTGGGTCTTCTCTGAGCTTATCAGGCTGCCTTTTGCTTGTATCTGTTGAGTTGGCCTAGCAGAGCCACAGTTTTTCCAGAAACATCGCTGTCTGAATTGCCTTTGTATCACTTTGCTTGCAGTAGCTGAGGGAGCAAGGCCTGGGCGTGGAAGGGACTGGTTAGTTCCTGCGGGCGTGGGGGAGGAGCGGTGGGTCTCCCCCCAGTGCCCGGCACCTCCAGGCCTTCACCACACAACCCTCTTCTCTTGGCTCAGAGGCAGCCCTGGATGACCTGTGTGCCACTGAAACGGATGCGGACGACCCTGAGATGGACTGTAGCTGAGGCCAGTGAGCATGGAGCCACATAGTGGCACCAGAACCACTACTTTCCTCACCGCAGCAACTGATTAAAAGCAGTGACAGGCTGTTTGAGAACACGCCAGCCTTTTGATGTTTCCTGAGTCTGATCTGTGTCGGCTGAGTGGGAGGGATGGTGCAGGAGCCAGACCCAGGGAAGGCTAGGATCCTTCTTCCCGTCCCTGGCTAGAGCTGAGAGCCTGTCCCCATAGTTACAAATCTGCCCTGAGGAaggagccctgccctgcctgtggAATTGTCCTGAGTCATCGCTTTGGGCTGAGGCCATGGGAAGAAACCATCCTGTGGCAGGGGAGGAGACAGCCGTCAGCCCTGGCCTATACCAGGGAGACCTGAGAAAGTAGGGGCAAGGAGTGGGTGCAAAGTGGCCACAGCAGGGGTTCCTGGCAGGCGTGAGTCCTGGAGCTAGCCTTCCCTGATGGCCTGGGCACACTGCCCTCATCCTCTGGGCTGGTTCTCATGGTATGAGGGCTCTGGCACATTGTGCCAGCCAGCACGCCCACAGCTGCAGGTCTGAGGCCTTCAGGGAGTCACgaggggggaggctggggaggggcagacctgGCAGGCTGACAAGCAGGGCGGGCCTCGATCAGGACAGCCCATAGGCGGGCTCACGCTAAGTTTCGCTTCCCGCCACTGCTGCCAGCAGCAAGAACCAGCCAGACTGCACCCCGAGTCATTGCTGCCTGCCTGCTACTCGGTAAGTGAGGACCCCTACGGGGatggggcagggtgggaaggccccacccccccacccaggcccagACTAGGTGGGCGCTAGGGGAGGAGCCAAGCCTTCCCCCAGACAGTTGAATGTGCTGGTCCCCCTTAGGAAGCCACCCCACCTTCTCTGGCTTCCTGCTCTGGAAACGGGTCTTAGAGCTCACCGACAGTGCCTGCCTGAGCAGAGAAGGCCAAAGATGTGttcctgcctgccccacccccacccgcctcAGCTCTTTCCACTGGGCACTCATatagcccctccccaccccatgctccTCCCCAGGCTCGGCAGCAGGTACCCACCATGGGCTCGCAGGCCCCACCGCCAGGTCCCGTGCAGACCCTTATCTTCTTGGACCTGGAGGCCACTGGCCTGCCTTCCTCCCGGCCCAAGGTCACGGAGCTGTGCCTGCTAGCCGTCCACAGATGTGCCCTGGAGAGCCCACCCACCCCTCAGGGGCAGCCTCCCACAGTGCCCTCGCCGCCCCGGGTGGTGGACAAGCTCTCTCTGTGCGTGGCTCCAGGGAAGGCCTGCAGCCCAGAAGCCAGTAAGATCACGGGCCTCAGCACAGCTGTGCTGGCAGCACATGGGCGTCAACGCTTCGATGCCGACCTGGCCAACCTGCTCCAAGCCTTCCTGCAGCGCCAGCCACAGCCCTGGTGCCTCGTGGCGCACAACGGCGACCGCTATGACTTCCCCTTGCTCCAAGCAGAGCTGGCTTTACTAGGCCTTGCCAGTGTTCTGGACGGTGCCTTCTGTGTGGATAGCATTGCTGCCTTGAAGGCCCTGGAGCAGGCCAGCAGCCACTCGGAGCACGGCCCAAAGAAGAGCTACAGCCTGACCAGCATCTACACACGCCTGTATGGGCAGGCCCCGCCGGACTCCCACATGGCTGAGGGGGACGTCCTAGCCCTGCTCAGCATCTGTCAGTGGAGGCCACAGGCCCTACTGCGCTGGGTGGATGCTCACGCCAGACCCTTCAGCACTGTCAAGCCTATGTATGGGGTCGTAGCCTCTGCTGGAACCAAACCAGGACCATCTGCCACCGCAGCCACTGTATCCCTGACTAGAGCCGAGGACACTAGTCCTAAGGTTGGCAGGGGCAGGAAGCCCAAAGCCCTTCTTCCAATGGAGGGCCCTGGAGCCTCACCCAGGGAGGGCTTGCTGGCCCCACTGGGCATGCTGGCCTTCCTGACCTTGGCAATAGCCACACTGTATGGGCTGTCCCTGGCCACACCTGGGCAGTAGGCCAAGAAGGAAAGTCTGACTAATAAAGACGCCCCCACAGCACTGAGTGGCCACTCACCTCTACCCTTGTTGGCAGCCTTAGAGCCTCCTGCACCTCTGCCCACACACTCAGGCacctggggagggggacacagagggtGCCACAGTCTTTGCCTTCACCCTCTCTAGCAGGATGGTCAGACGTCTGAGCctagggaaggcagagaaagcatgGAAATCCAAGAGGTGGATGAAAATGGTACATGGCCTAATGCCCTGTCCCAGTAGCCAAGGCTCTGAAGAAAGGAGGCAGCAGCCCcaaatgtttgcatttattaTAAACAAAGGTGCAGACCCTAGGCTCTCAAACACATCAACAGGCACAAAGCTAAGACAGATCTGGTGAGATATTAACAGAGGAACGGGGAACACCGAGGTATTCGTGTCTGGGCCAGAGCAGCCACCGAGGCCCCCCGCACCTTTGGTCCAGACAGCCCCTTGGCCCAGGTGTCCCAGGTGCCAAGACACACTGTGGACTCGGGTTTGGGAGCTGGATGTTCTGTTGAAGCTGGTGACGGGAGAAGCAGGGACTATCAGAGGTCAGACTGTGGGCCAGTTTTCCTCCAGGACTTAGGGGTCTTGGCCTCACAACTATCATACACActttgaaacagaaaacagacaaaatgttTGGCTAAAAAGGCAATAACACTGCAGGGAGGACACCTGAGTGTGCCGGTGGACAGAGGCTACCCTGCCTACCTGTGATGGGGGGTCATGGCCAGCCAGGGCAGCCAGAACTGTGGGTGGATGTAGCCCTCTGGGTGGTGCCAGGAAGAATGCAGGGACCATCCAGTCAGACAGTGGTCGGGGATGGGTGGGGCTCTGCCTGAAGTGTTTTGATCTCAGGAGGCTGCCCACCCTCCCCTGGGCACAGCACAGGATCTGGGGACTATGGGACATCTGCTGAAAGGATTAAAATCCAACTTAGCCAGGTCCCAAACTTCACCCACAGGCCTGCATCATAGCTCTGGTTCTCTGAAGAATCCCCCATGCCCTGGGGACAGGCCATGGCCTCAAGCAGTGGCTAGCCGCTCCACCGAAACTGGAACATATATGCACGCTGCCCACGGAAAGCTGTACTATCCTAGCATGACACAAGCCCCACCTGGTCTCCCTGGGGTGGTATGGAAAAGAACTCACCCCAGTCTTTGAATTTTGTTTGAGATTTCAAAAGAGCACGATTTCAAGTGAGGAAGAGAACAAAGTAGGGTCCCAGCAACTCTGGCAAGGACTGCTTCCCACCACGTCAGCATCACGAGAAGTCTCGTGTACAAACAGGACTCACGCACCACGCACGGGGAGAAAAGGACCATGCCTGCGTACCCAGTctcacacgcgcgcgcgcacacacacgtacacacacatggTGGCAGCCCCAGATGCAGGGACATGCTCAGGGGGCTGCCTTCGGGGGGTCCATGTAGGCTGGGTTGTAAGGAGGCTGGGTGGCAGGGTAGGGCATGGCCGCACCTCCTGAAAATAGAGAGGACACTGGTTGGTTATGAGCACGGGGGCTGCAGTgtgagggggcagaggcaggagattTAGGGGGTTCAGGAAGGGTCAGAGCTGGCAGTGGTACTCACCGGCCAATGTCTCATGGTAAGCCGGGGGGCCCAACGGCTGGGCGGGGTAAGGTGGTGGGTACTGTGTCGGGTAGGGTGCCGCTGGCATCCCTGGCTGCGGGGGCATGGGGTGATAGCCCTGGTACGTCGGTCCGGGGTAGCTGGGCGGCACACTTGGAGGCTGAGGGTAAGGGGTGTGTACCACGGTGGTGGCCGTGGTGGTGGTCACAACCGCTGCaaagagaatcccagtcaggacCACTGCCACCCCTCGCTCGGGCTTAACCAAGCCAGGGCGCCGCTCGGCTCCCCTTGCCGCCTGCGGTCTGCACCCCATACACCAAGGGTCccggcggggtggggaggggacgggCGTGCTTACGACGTGGCCGGCAGCACATCTTGTAGAGATAGCAGCAGGAGCAGGTGAAACAGATGATGACGGTGACGACAGAGAGCACAAAGATGGTCAGGCCGATGGCTACGGTTGCCCCAAACCTGCCAAAGAGCCGATCATGACCCAGGGCCTCTCGCCCCTGCCCAGGACAGAGTCCACACCCCACCATTCCCAGGGGCACCCCTCTTGCCAGAGGAGACTCTGGGTGACACAGAGCAACATCTAGGTTGTGTAGCTTGAACCTCTTTCAGAATCCGTTTCCTCACGTGTAAAATGGGGTTTGTCTTATGAGTCTGTATAAAGCACCCAAGGTCTACCCCTCTTGCCCCGCCCGAGGAGCACGGCAGGGAGTTCTTCCGGCGCCTCCCCACCATACACCCGTCTTGGCCACCTCCGCCTAGTCAGCAGACGGTTATCGAGCACATGCCACAAACCAGAAACTCAGCAGTGGGTGAGACAGACCCGCCCTTGGCCGCCGGAAGCCCACAGCCCAGTGCAGGAGGCAGATGTTGAAGGTTAAATGACTGTGGAAGCACAAGGGACAAAGATGGGGGGAAATTCCAGGAGAGCCGAGGCCAGTGTGGCCAGAAGCGTGAGGAGAGGCACGCAGAGAACACAGACTCAGCACTGGTCCCGGAGTAGGGTTGCTGGCCTCCCGGAGTGACAGTGAGCCTGCTGGATGCCAAGCACTGTACCAGTGGGTGGGCTCCTGCACTCTGGCCAGTATTGCAGGCCGGTGAACAATGAAACAggtagacaggggcgcctgggtggctcagtcggttgggcgtccgacttcagctcaggtcacgatctcgcagtccgtgagtttgagccccgcgtcgggctctgggctgatggctcagagcctggagcccgcttccgattctgtgtctccctctctctctgcccctgccccgttcatgctctgtctctctctgtctcaaaaataaattaaaaaaacgttaaaaaaaaaaaattaaaaaaaaaaaagaaagaaacaggtagACAATATGGGCGTGCTGGAGGTAATCTTGCCTTCCGGAAGGGCCTGATGCCGGGCCCTCAGCAAGGACCACAACAGAGTGGAGGGGCTTTAAGAAAGAACAGTTTTGGGCAGGAAGGTCACTAAAATTGACTTTCAAGGGCAGAGACCCTTGTTCTCCTCCACAGGTGCCAAGGGACCAAGCTCTATTCTAAGAAAATGTACATGCTTGCTGACTGCACCTAAAACATGGAaggagcagggtgcctgggtggctcagtcggttgagcgtccaactcctgatttcagctcaggttatgatcccagggttgtgagatcaagccttatgtcaggctccatgctgagcatggatcctggttcagattctctctctctctccccccccccaccccgtcccctcccctctaccccactcgcactctctctctctctaaaattaaaaattaaaaaacatggaaggaggggcacctgactggctcagttggtagagcatgagactcttgatctcaagccgcacactgggcatggagactacttcaaaaacaatttttttttaattaaaaaataaaacttggaagaACCTTGGCGAGCTGTTAGGGCCTCTGCCTCTACGGAAGACCCAGGGGAAGGCTGTGGCtccaccccgccctgccccgaCCTGGGGGGAGAAGCTGCCCCTCACAGTCCGGAGGGGCAGCACCACCTCAGCAGGTCCCTTCACAGCCCAGGGACAGGTGAAGAACAGACCTTTCATGCTCTGGACTCCAAAATACACAACCGCATTTGCAAAGCAGGAACTACTGGCCACTGTGCCGGCCCCTCACCTTCCCCTGATTCATAAGCTCCTCCCAGGCCCTCTGCTGCCCCCaaggaatggagagaaagaaacacacacacacacacacacacacacacacacacacacacacagtatggcGCCCAAGCTCACCCCATGTTAGCCTCTGCCTTCACTCCAGGGCCGCCAGGAGCCCTGGACTTCCCCTCTTTCCATCATGGGCCACTCAGTTTCAATCTCCTCCCCTTTCgaggaaaaggaaagcagatCTTGGCCCTCCCCTATCCCTGACGTCAGTGGCAGGAAGAGCAACACAGAGCTCTTAAAGACACAGCAAGGCCCAGCTGCACCAGAGGGGCCAGGAGCAGGCAGGGAAGCCAAGTGTTCAGGTGGTCCTCCCAGAGTTGTGTCCCCAGCCTCACGTGCCCCGACCTGGCCTCTCACCAAGGCTATCCATCCGTCCTCCTGCCGAGACGCTGCCATGGGATCTGAGATGCCCTGAGTGCCCAAGCCACACTCCTGCTCAGCCCCAACTCAGCCCACCAGCCCCGTTCCAGCTGTCCTCCTTGATGGGTACCTTCAGTGATCTAGGCCCACCAGCAACCCCCAGGGCCTCCTGGATGACACACGAATCCCCTCAGGACCCCCTCTCCCACCAGCACATGTTCCAAGCCAGTAGCCTACCTTGCCAGGATGATGTAAGTGCCTCCTCAAGTGCCCCTGGCCAACCTGCCAGgtctgatcatgtcactcctgCTCAAAAGCCTGCTATGGCTCCTATAGCTCTCAGGATCACACAGGAATTCGTTTTATAATTTACTTGTTAAGCtgtatctggggcacctggctggctcagtcagcatagcacatgactcttgatcttgggttgtgagtttgagctccacattgcgtgtagagattacttaaaagtaaaaaaattggcgtgcctgggtggcttagtcagtgaagaatctgactcttgatttcggctcaggtcataatctcacagtttgtgagatttaGCCCGGCTCAGGGCCCCATGCAGACAGCACgaagcctacctgggattctctctctcctttctgccctgcccctgttTGCACGTGCTCATCCATGCACGTTTCttctcttaaataaactttaaaaaaaaaaaaaaaagctcagatattttaatagaaataaataaataaaatattttttaaaattttgttttaaaaaaatttgggggcacctgggtggctcagtcagtcaagcatccaacttcagctcaggtcatgatctcatggctcatgggttcgagccacacatcaggctttgtgctgacagctcagattctgtgtctccctctttctctgcaactcctccactcgcactctgtctctctctctctctctctctctctcaaaaataaatgaaccttaaaaaaaatttttttttgagagagagagagagcataagtggaggaggggcagagagggagggtgacagaggatttgaagcagggtctatgctgacagcagagagactgatgtggggctcaaactcacaaatggtgagaccatgacctgagctgaagtagaatgcttaactgagtcatccaggcacccctaaattttcttttagagagagagagcatggacaggggagaggggcagaaggggtgagagagagacagagagaaagagagaatcctaaggaggctccacactctgcactgagcccaacacagggctcgatcccacaatcctgggatcatgacctgagctgaaattaagagccgGATGCTGAAAtgacagccagccaggtgtccccccaccaccaaaaaaaagtcttaaaaaaatttaaaaattaaaaagagataaattatGTATATCTATTTGTActtatctgtatatatattatagtttacaaaaaaggggggggatcTAGGATCTGTCTCACCAGATAGTAAAACTTACAATAAGacaaattttaatctttaattaataaagtctaggggtgcctgggtggctcagtcggttgagcggccgacttcggctcaggtcacgatctcgcagtccgtgagttcgagccccgcgtcgggctctgtgctgacagctcagagcctggagcctgtttcggattctgtgtctccctctctctgcccctcccccattcatgctctgtctctctctgtctcaaaaataaataaacgttaaaaaacaattttaaaaaaataaaataaaataaagtctaaataaaataaaacttgtgtGGTCTGGGACTCCCACCTTACCTTGTTCTCTGTGCTCTGGCCACATCACCTTCCTTTCAGCTTTGCAAAGCCCCATGCTGTAtcttacctcagggcctttgcacatgcagtGCCTCCTGCCTGATCCACTCTTCTCTTTGTCTCACCCCCATGTAATTAATTTC
This DNA window, taken from Panthera tigris isolate Pti1 chromosome A2, P.tigris_Pti1_mat1.1, whole genome shotgun sequence, encodes the following:
- the SHISA5 gene encoding protein shisa-5 isoform X2 codes for the protein MAARVPAPRILLLLLLLPPPPVHSEVCVASRGRILFPESCPDFCCGTCYKQYCCSDVLKKFVWDEEKCSVPEASVSTDIEPLEQLGSALRFRSSLDSDPMSGFGATVAIGLTIFVLSVVTVIICFTCSCCYLYKMCCRPRPVVTTTTATTVVHTPYPQPPSVPPSYPGPTYQGYHPMPPQPGMPAAPYPTQYPPPYPAQPLGPPAYHETLAGGAAMPYPATQPPYNPAYMDPPKAAP
- the TREX1 gene encoding three-prime repair exonuclease 1, which produces MGSQAPPPGPVQTLIFLDLEATGLPSSRPKVTELCLLAVHRCALESPPTPQGQPPTVPSPPRVVDKLSLCVAPGKACSPEASKITGLSTAVLAAHGRQRFDADLANLLQAFLQRQPQPWCLVAHNGDRYDFPLLQAELALLGLASVLDGAFCVDSIAALKALEQASSHSEHGPKKSYSLTSIYTRLYGQAPPDSHMAEGDVLALLSICQWRPQALLRWVDAHARPFSTVKPMYGVVASAGTKPGPSATAATVSLTRAEDTSPKVGRGRKPKALLPMEGPGASPREGLLAPLGMLAFLTLAIATLYGLSLATPGQ
- the SHISA5 gene encoding protein shisa-5 isoform X1 produces the protein MAARVPAPRILLLLLLLPPPPGVHSEVCVASRGRILFPESCPDFCCGTCYKQYCCSDVLKKFVWDEEKCSVPEASVSTDIEPLEQLGSALRFRSSLDSDPMSGFGATVAIGLTIFVLSVVTVIICFTCSCCYLYKMCCRPRPVVTTTTATTVVHTPYPQPPSVPPSYPGPTYQGYHPMPPQPGMPAAPYPTQYPPPYPAQPLGPPAYHETLAGGAAMPYPATQPPYNPAYMDPPKAAP
- the SHISA5 gene encoding protein shisa-5 isoform X3, with the translated sequence MGFGATVAIGLTIFVLSVVTVIICFTCSCCYLYKMCCRPRPVVTTTTATTVVHTPYPQPPSVPPSYPGPTYQGYHPMPPQPGMPAAPYPTQYPPPYPAQPLGPPAYHETLAGGAAMPYPATQPPYNPAYMDPPKAAP